Part of the Musa acuminata AAA Group cultivar baxijiao chromosome BXJ2-7, Cavendish_Baxijiao_AAA, whole genome shotgun sequence genome is shown below.
CTCAAAAGTTACCATATTAATTCTTAAACCTGAACCCAACTCATGAAATAGTAAGGTTAAACATAGCAATCAGTCTGTGACAAGAACACATTTAGGCCTAATCCAAACATAATATCTCTCCACTGACTTGACTTGCTTTGTAGCAGTCAAAGATTGTGCCAGCCACaatcttttcttccttctttcctgTTTAAGTATATGTATTATACCCCCAAACACTTCCAACAAGAAATAACCATTATGATTGATCTCATTATCTTCCCTTGACCTCTTTACAAATGGAGAGATGGAATTAGCTTCACATGCATTCTTATCCGGATCTTGAGTTAAGATGGTTCATGCAGCATTCCTTAGGTGAGGAGCTTCTTCTCGTTGACGATATTGAGCAGGCGCGACACTCCCTGAGTCCACATCTCGTGCTCCCTCTGGCTCAGGCACTCGAACTCGATGACACGGTGCTCCGCGGTCCTCAAGCCAAAGTAGCGGCGCTGCTCGCCGCCTTGGAGCAGATGTCGGCCCGGCCATGCCTGGATCTCCTTGCAGACTTCTACAACTACATCTGCAATTAAGCATCGCCCAGAACAAGTCAGGCTCACAAGGAACATGGAGACCAGACCTTGGGCGATTGTCCTAAACAGAACTGTGTGGCCacttactcttcttcttcttggtgatTGTCCCAGCAACATGCCTACTCTTCATCTTAAGCATGACCTGCAAAAATAACACCATTGATCGGAATTGGCATCTCAAACCTTGAGgacaaaaaattgaaagattttgtTACCTGACCCACGCCATTAATGTAGATTGAGACTAACTTCCAGTGAAGTGCACCTAAAATTAGATCAATCGACAGAAATGAATCCTTTGATATGATGAGCCTTTATAAGAAAACCATGAGAATGATAACTAAATTTGATACCTTTTCGGGTGCGTTTGAGCAGATCAGTCCCCTTGGCGAGGAATTCCTGGCTACAGAGGCCTAAGAAGTTATCTTCCTCTGGGACAAACTCATCGCCGAAACTGCTGCCATTGCTTTCCAAGTCCTTCTGTTGCTTGTTGCGGTGGTGATTGTTGTGGTTTCCCATGGCTCCCTTCTCCACTGGTATGACAGCAGCAATGTTCCACACGTCCTTGAGCGCCCTTGCCTTCAGGGTTGCCGCCCCTCGTAATGCTGGAACCCATTACAGTCTCATGGATCTTACCACACAAACAACGTGAATTGAAAGGTTTGGTAAGAGGGCGGTAATCACCAGTTGCAGCAGCAGCTGTAAGAGTAACGATATCTCCGGGAGTCCTGACATTAACAGCAGAGCCGACGACTGACGCCAGGTGCTCGCGCTCGGCCCCCATGGACTCGGCAGCCTCCACACACTGTGCGGCGACGAGGGTGGCAGCCGACGCGACCGCCATATCGATCCTGGCCGCGCGGTCATCTTTACCAGACCCTGAGGCGGCAGCGGTGGCGGCTGCAACGGCTGCCACCGCTGCAGCAACCCCAGCCACCGAGATTGCGGCATGGAGCTGTGCATTCTGGGCCCGGGTCTCCTCTTTCTTCCTCTCCCTTCTGTCC
Proteins encoded:
- the LOC103990357 gene encoding VAN3-binding protein is translated as MDGNREQWRAEAALAYGLRPPEVPKDPMEFLSRSWSASALEVSKALGPPPPPPPSLLPPPAGAIPEEEPEELVVVAGNPFTFASSATSQMVMERIMSQSEVSPLTSGRLSHSSGPLNGGGSLSDSPPVSPCEMDDLKYCRAIATPKPQHYRGTSKTVGRWLKDRRERKKEETRAQNAQLHAAISVAGVAAAVAAVAAATAAASGSGKDDRAARIDMAVASAATLVAAQCVEAAESMGAEREHLASVVGSAVNVRTPGDIVTLTAAAATALRGAATLKARALKDVWNIAAVIPVEKGAMGNHNNHHRNKQQKDLESNGSSFGDEFVPEEDNFLGLCSQEFLAKGTDLLKRTRKGALHWKLVSIYINGVGQVMLKMKSRHVAGTITKKKKNVVVEVCKEIQAWPGRHLLQGGEQRRYFGLRTAEHRVIEFECLSQREHEMWTQGVSRLLNIVNEKKLLT